One part of the Gossypium raimondii isolate GPD5lz chromosome 1, ASM2569854v1, whole genome shotgun sequence genome encodes these proteins:
- the LOC105785407 gene encoding zinc finger CCCH domain-containing protein 30 produces the protein MCCGSERLNSKLTPRTSNSSFEDNRLPRVDMNHLTVATEDTFASLLELAANNDVEGFKRSMEHDPSGVDEVGLWYGRQKGSKQMVNEERTPLMVASMYGSIDVIKLILSSSDADVNRLCGRDKSTALHCAASGGADNVIDVVKLLLAAGADVNTVDANGHLPVDVIVVPPKLGAVKSTLEELLAIEGSGFDWNSQLAAVANSDSFPLLPLKENGSLSSGSDSPMKSKPIDAPISSASEKKEYPIDPSLPDIKNSIYSTDEFRMYSFKVRPCSRAYSHDWTECPFVHPGENARRRDPRKFHYSCVPCPDFRKGTCRRGDMCEYAHGVFECWLHPAQYRTRLCKDGTSCARRVCFFAHTADELRPLYVSTGSAVPSPRSSASGATAMDFAAAMSLLPGSPSSVSVMSPSPFTPPMSPSMNGMSHSNVGWPQPNVPALHLLGSNLQSSRLRSSLNARDIQAEDFNLLSDFDVQQLRLMNELPGLTQPSMSSSSFNRSGRMKTLTPSNLDDLFSAESSSPRYSDQAMAAAVFSPTHKSAVLNQFQQQQNMLSPINTNFSPKSIEHPLLQASLSGRMSPRNVEPISPMSSRVSMLAQREKQQQFRSLSSRELGSGSAAIVGSPVNSWSKWGSSNGKPDWAVNADGLDKHRRSSSFELGNGDEPDLSWVQSLVKESPTEIKEKIAAPVSGEVSSMNADPVDNAVLGAWLEQMQLDQLVAQKN, from the coding sequence ATGTGCTGTGGATCGGAGCGATTAAACTCGAAGCTGACTCCAAGAACATCGAATTCTTCTTTCGAAGATAACAGACTTCCTCGTGTGGATATGAATCACTTGACTGTAGCAACTGAAGATACTTTTGCAAGTCTGCTTGAGCTTGCTGCTAATAATGATGTTGAGGGCTTTAAACGATCGATGGAACATGATCCTTCTGGTGTTGATGAGGTTGGATTGTGGTATGGTCGTCAGAAAGGCTCGAAACAGATGGTTAATGAGGAGAGAACTCCATTGATGGTTGCTTCTATGTATGGTAGCATCGATGTTATTAAGCTGATTCTTTCGTCTTCGGATGCTGATGTTAACCGACTGTGTGGCCGTGACAAAAGCACTGCCCTTCATTGTGCTGCATCTGGTGGGGCTGATAATGTTATCGATGTTGTGAAGCTGCTTTTAGCGGCTGGTGCTGATGTAAATACGGTTGACGCAAATGGTCATCTTCCTGTTGATGTTATTGTTGTTCCTCCAAAGCTTGGAGCTGTGAAATCAACTCTTGAAGAACTCCTTGCAATCGAGGGTTCTGGGTTTGATTGGAATTCACAGTTGGCAGCCGTTGCAAATTCCGACTCCTTTCCTCTATTGCCTTTGAAGGAAAATGGGTCATTGTCATCTGGTTCAGATTCCCCGATGAAGTCAAAGCCAATTGATGCTCCAATTTCTTCAGCATCAGAGAAGAAAGAATATCCGATTGATCCATCTCTTCCGGACATCAAGAATAGCATCTATTCAACTGATGAGTTTCGGATGTATTCATTCAAGGTGCGGCCTTGCTCACGTGCCTACTCCCATGATTGGACCGAGTGCCCATTTGTTCACCCTGGGGAGAACGCTCGGAGAAGGGATCCTAGGAAGTTCCATTACAGTTGTGTTCCTTGCCCTGATTTTCGCAAGGGGACATGTAGGCGCGGAGATATGTGCGAATATGCTCATGGTGTTTTCGAATGCTGGCTACACCCTGCTCAGTATCGGACCAGGTTGTGCAAGGATGGTACTAGTTGTGCTAGGAGAGTTTGCTTCTTTGCTCATACAGCTGATGAACTTCGTCCTCTGTATGTCTCCACTGGTTCTGCTGTTCCTTCTCCTCGATCGAGTGCTTCTGGTGCTACAGCTATGGATTTTGCTGCCGCCATGAGTCTCTTGCCTGGATCACCTTCATCTGTATCTGTTATGTCTCCCTCACCATTCACTCCACCCATGTCTCCCTCCATGAATGGCATGTCTCATTCTAATGTTGGCTGGCCACAGCCTAATGTTCCAGCCCTCCATCTTCTGGGAAGCAACCTTCAATCCAGTCGCCTGCGATCTTCTCTTAATGCTAGAGACATTCAAGCTGAAGACTTTAACTTGCTGTCTGATTTTGATGTGCAGCAACTTCGGCTAATGAATGAATTACCCGGACTTACTCAGCCTTCAATGAGTTCAAGTTCTTTTAACCGATCTGGTCGAATGAAGACCCTGACCCCATCAAACCTAGATGACCTCTTTTCTGCTGAGAGCTCATCTCCACGATACTCTGATCAAGCGATGGCTGCTGCTGTTTTCTCTCCGACCCATAAATCTGCCGTTCTTAATCAATTTCAGCAACAGCAAAACATGCTATCAcctataaatacaaatttttctcctaaaaGTATCGAGCATCCTCTCTTGCAGGCTTCTCTATCTGGTAGGATGTCCCCTCGAAACGTCGAACCTATCTCACCAATGAGCTCTCGGGTCTCAATGTTAGCTCAACGGGAGAAGCAGCAACAATTTCGTAGCCTAAGCTCTAGGGAGCTTGGCTCTGGCTCGGCTGCCATTGTTGGTTCCCCGGTTAATTCATGGTCAAAATGGGGATCCTCTAACGGGAAGCCAGACTGGGCTGTCAATGCCGATGGGTTGGACAAGCATCGCAGGTCTTCCTCGTTTGAGCTTGGTAACGGGGATGAGCCCGATTTATCATGGGTTCAATCCCTTGTAAAAGAATCTCCCACTGAGATCAAAGAGAAAATAGCAGCACCAGTCTCGGGTGAGGTTTCTAGCATGAATGCAGATCCGGTCGATAATGCAGTGTTGGGTGCTTGGCTGGAGCAAATGCAGCTCGATCAACTCGTGGCTCAGAAAAACTGA